Proteins from a genomic interval of Amycolatopsis sp. cg13:
- a CDS encoding CoA ester lyase translates to MTELRPRRSVLYMPGANERALEKAKTLPADALILDLEDAVAPDAKEAARERVCAAVSSYGSREVTIRVNGLDTEWHDADLRAAAAAGPAAVVVPKVNSAAEVHNIERALELGGAPEHTKIWAMVETPIAMLHASEIAGASERLTVLVMGTNDLAKELHAEFVPGRGPLLGGLSLCLLAARATGKVILDGVYNDVKDAAGFEAECLQGRQYGFDGKTLIHPSQVDPCNRIFAPSEEEIDRSKRIIAAFEEASAEGRGVVTVDGRMIENLHVENARRVLALAEAIGAK, encoded by the coding sequence ATGACCGAACTCCGCCCGCGGCGGTCCGTGCTGTACATGCCCGGTGCGAACGAACGCGCGCTGGAGAAGGCGAAGACGCTTCCGGCGGATGCGTTGATCCTGGACCTGGAAGACGCCGTCGCGCCGGACGCGAAGGAAGCCGCGCGGGAACGGGTCTGCGCTGCTGTTTCTTCTTATGGCTCGCGCGAAGTGACGATCCGGGTCAACGGCCTGGACACTGAATGGCACGACGCAGACCTGCGCGCCGCGGCTGCCGCCGGTCCCGCCGCCGTGGTGGTGCCGAAGGTGAACTCGGCGGCTGAGGTGCACAACATCGAGCGCGCGCTGGAGCTTGGCGGAGCGCCGGAGCACACGAAGATCTGGGCGATGGTGGAGACGCCGATCGCGATGCTGCACGCTTCGGAGATCGCGGGCGCGTCGGAGCGGTTGACCGTGCTGGTGATGGGCACGAACGACCTGGCGAAGGAACTGCACGCGGAGTTCGTGCCGGGCCGGGGACCGTTGCTGGGCGGGCTTTCGCTGTGCCTGCTGGCCGCGCGCGCGACCGGGAAGGTGATCCTGGACGGGGTCTACAACGACGTCAAGGACGCGGCCGGGTTCGAGGCGGAGTGCTTGCAGGGGCGGCAGTACGGGTTCGACGGGAAGACGTTGATCCATCCTTCGCAGGTGGATCCGTGCAACCGGATCTTCGCTCCCTCGGAGGAGGAGATCGACCGGTCCAAGCGGATCATCGCGGCGTTCGAGGAGGCTTCGGCTGAGGGACGCGGTGTGGTGACTGTGGATGGGCGGATGATCGAGAACCTGCATGTGGAGAACGCGCGGCGGGTGCTGGCGTTGGCGGAGGCCATTGGGGCGAAGTAG
- a CDS encoding SDR family NAD(P)-dependent oxidoreductase yields MNYAGLFRMDGRRAVVLGAGSGIGREAARALAAHGASVICADRDLAAARETGVGEAYEIDLLAPGAIAAAATDLGPLDAVVLTAATNVRKRLLDYTREEFDRVVELNLGVAFEVLRAFGAPMVEQGRGSIIGFSSIRGTTVEPGQGPYAATKGGLVQLFRTAAAEFGPSGVRVNAIAPGVVETPLTAQIKARPDWYDAYAQKGALGRWARADELAGAVVYLASDASTFVTGSVLAVDGGWTAVDGRFDPPAS; encoded by the coding sequence GTGAACTACGCCGGACTGTTCCGCATGGACGGCCGCCGCGCCGTCGTTCTCGGCGCGGGCAGCGGGATCGGCCGCGAGGCCGCCCGAGCCCTTGCCGCACACGGCGCGTCGGTGATCTGCGCGGACCGAGACCTTGCTGCGGCTAGGGAGACCGGCGTCGGCGAGGCGTACGAGATCGACCTGCTCGCGCCCGGGGCCATCGCTGCCGCCGCTACCGATCTGGGACCGCTGGACGCCGTCGTGCTGACCGCCGCCACGAACGTCCGGAAACGCCTGCTGGACTACACGCGCGAAGAGTTCGACCGGGTAGTGGAGCTGAACCTGGGCGTCGCCTTCGAGGTCCTGCGCGCGTTCGGCGCACCGATGGTCGAGCAGGGCCGGGGAAGCATCATCGGCTTCTCGTCAATCCGCGGCACCACCGTCGAACCCGGCCAAGGCCCGTACGCAGCAACGAAGGGCGGCCTCGTGCAGCTCTTCCGCACTGCGGCTGCTGAGTTCGGACCGTCCGGCGTACGCGTCAACGCCATCGCCCCTGGCGTTGTAGAGACACCGTTGACCGCACAGATCAAAGCGCGCCCCGACTGGTACGACGCGTACGCGCAGAAGGGCGCCCTCGGCCGCTGGGCGCGCGCGGACGAACTGGCCGGTGCCGTCGTGTACCTCGCTTCGGACGCTTCGACCTTCGTCACCGGCTCCGTCCTGGCCGTCGACGGCGGCTGGACCGCAGTCGACGGACGCTTTGACCCACCCGCTTCGTGA
- a CDS encoding ATP-binding cassette domain-containing protein, which translates to MISVRDLERRYTRRDVHALRGLSFDVSAGERFGIVGESGSGKSTLVRLLAALDRPTAGTVSFQGQRIDSLPERKLRFLRREMQIVFQDPMGSLDPRMRVRDIISEPLGRRSPERVAELLTAVGLPEDAAMRYPHQFSGGQRQRISIARALAPNPSVLIADEPVSALDVSVRAQILDLLARLVDEFSLTLIFVSHDLGVVRHVCDRVAVMRRGEIVEIGAVEQVYAEPEHEYTRELLAAAPNLRTELARLKGETDA; encoded by the coding sequence ATGATCTCGGTGCGGGATTTGGAGCGGCGGTATACGCGGCGGGACGTGCATGCGTTGCGCGGTTTGAGTTTCGACGTTTCCGCAGGTGAGCGGTTTGGGATCGTCGGCGAATCCGGCTCCGGGAAGTCCACGTTGGTGCGCTTGCTCGCCGCCTTGGACCGGCCGACGGCGGGCACGGTGTCGTTCCAAGGACAGCGGATCGACTCGTTGCCCGAGCGAAAACTGCGGTTCCTGCGCCGGGAAATGCAGATCGTTTTCCAGGACCCGATGGGCTCGCTCGATCCGCGGATGCGCGTGCGGGACATCATCTCCGAACCGCTCGGCCGCCGGTCGCCGGAGCGCGTCGCGGAGCTGCTGACCGCCGTCGGACTGCCCGAGGACGCGGCGATGCGGTATCCGCACCAGTTTTCCGGCGGACAGCGGCAGCGGATCTCGATCGCCCGCGCGCTCGCGCCGAACCCGAGCGTGCTGATCGCGGACGAACCGGTGAGCGCGCTGGACGTTTCGGTGCGCGCGCAGATCCTGGACCTGCTGGCCCGGCTGGTCGACGAGTTCTCGCTGACGCTGATTTTCGTGTCGCACGACCTCGGCGTGGTGCGGCACGTGTGCGATCGCGTCGCGGTGATGCGGCGCGGCGAGATCGTGGAAATCGGGGCGGTCGAACAGGTTTACGCCGAACCGGAGCACGAGTACACCCGGGAACTGCTGGCCGCCGCGCCCAATCTGCGGACCGAGCTGGCCCGGTTGAAGGGAGAAACGGATGCCTGA
- a CDS encoding amidase, whose translation MTELADLTANELVAGYRAKTFSPVEVTEAVLARIDAREPELHALYAYDAASAREAAKASEARWHAGEPSGAIDGVPLTLKENIASYGVPTPLGTAATALVPATADAPAAARVRESGAVLLAKTTMPDYGMLTSGLSSFHTASRNPWDVTRTPGGSSAGAASAAAAGYGPLHVGTDIGGSIRLPAGWCGLVGLKPSFGRVPVDPPFLGRVAGPLTRTVADTALLMSVLAQPDSRDHLSLPPASIDWLSLTGSLNGLRVGLQLDPGVGLPVTPEVADAVTAAADLFESAGAIVEPVAPFLTRDHLNGLDTFWRVRAWSDMAALSAEQRAQVLPYIADWAAGGASASGVDTYRGFAAIDAISVATLSATEPYDVVLSPTCPVLPPPAEWPSPTNDPTRPFEHIAFTVPYNMSGQPAVSVNCGYTQEGLPIGLQIAGRRFADLEVLRIAAEFEKLRGEQRPWPVS comes from the coding sequence ATGACCGAATTGGCCGACCTGACCGCTAACGAGCTGGTAGCCGGGTACCGCGCGAAGACGTTCTCGCCGGTCGAAGTCACCGAAGCCGTCCTCGCGCGCATCGACGCCCGCGAACCCGAATTGCACGCCCTGTACGCGTACGACGCCGCTTCAGCCCGCGAAGCAGCGAAGGCGTCCGAAGCACGTTGGCACGCTGGCGAACCCTCCGGTGCCATCGACGGCGTCCCCCTGACGCTGAAGGAAAACATCGCCTCCTACGGTGTCCCCACGCCACTAGGCACCGCCGCTACCGCTCTAGTGCCCGCTACCGCCGACGCCCCTGCCGCAGCCCGCGTACGCGAGTCAGGCGCAGTACTGCTGGCAAAGACGACCATGCCCGACTACGGCATGCTCACCTCAGGCCTCTCAAGCTTCCACACCGCTTCGCGCAACCCGTGGGACGTCACGCGCACCCCCGGCGGCTCCAGCGCAGGAGCCGCCTCCGCAGCCGCCGCGGGCTACGGCCCCTTGCACGTCGGCACCGACATCGGCGGCTCAATCCGCCTCCCCGCCGGTTGGTGCGGTCTGGTCGGCCTGAAACCCAGCTTCGGCCGCGTACCAGTCGATCCGCCCTTCCTCGGCCGCGTCGCCGGACCCTTGACCAGGACTGTCGCCGACACCGCCCTGCTGATGAGCGTCCTGGCCCAACCCGATTCACGCGACCACCTCAGCCTGCCGCCCGCGTCGATCGACTGGCTTTCCCTGACCGGTTCCCTCAACGGCCTGCGCGTCGGCCTGCAATTGGACCCCGGCGTCGGCCTCCCCGTGACTCCGGAGGTCGCCGACGCAGTCACCGCCGCCGCTGATTTGTTCGAGTCCGCAGGCGCGATCGTGGAACCCGTCGCCCCGTTCCTGACCCGCGACCACCTGAACGGCCTGGACACCTTCTGGCGAGTCCGCGCCTGGTCGGACATGGCCGCCCTGAGCGCAGAGCAGCGCGCCCAAGTCCTGCCGTACATCGCGGATTGGGCGGCCGGTGGCGCGAGTGCGTCCGGTGTGGACACTTACCGCGGGTTCGCCGCCATCGACGCGATCAGCGTGGCGACCCTGAGCGCGACCGAACCGTACGACGTGGTCCTGTCGCCGACCTGCCCCGTGCTGCCACCGCCCGCGGAATGGCCGTCCCCGACGAACGACCCGACGCGGCCGTTCGAGCACATCGCTTTCACCGTGCCGTACAACATGTCCGGCCAGCCCGCGGTGTCGGTGAACTGCGGCTACACCCAGGAGGGGTTGCCGATCGGCCTGCAGATCGCGGGTCGCCGGTTCGCCGACCTGGAGGTACTGCGAATCGCGGCGGAGTTCGAGAAGCTGCGCGGGGAACAGCGCCCTTGGCCGGTCAGCTGA
- a CDS encoding DUF4276 family protein → MTDRKRLHLLVEGQSELTVAQELLVDHLSEAGWATVTVSVVRTQTSSVTHRGGVSSWAKIHREVQHLLGQKSLTVLTTIFDFYGFPADAPGVSSLPPGPAETQVQHVEHEIAAAVSDRRFLPHLVLHELESWVFAAAEQLSELRGEPELAERLRTDCDAAGGPELVNGGAKTAPSKRLLRYCAGYQKVIEGPLAVAELGVAALRSQCPHFDAWLSKLEEQAQH, encoded by the coding sequence ATGACTGACCGCAAACGCCTTCATTTGCTGGTCGAAGGGCAGTCGGAACTGACAGTCGCGCAAGAGCTTCTGGTCGATCACTTAAGCGAGGCTGGCTGGGCAACCGTCACCGTGTCGGTCGTCCGGACGCAGACCTCGTCCGTCACGCACCGCGGCGGTGTTTCTTCCTGGGCGAAGATTCACCGGGAAGTCCAGCACCTGCTCGGGCAGAAGTCGCTCACCGTATTGACCACGATCTTCGACTTCTACGGCTTCCCCGCCGACGCACCGGGAGTTTCCAGCCTTCCGCCGGGCCCGGCCGAGACGCAGGTGCAGCACGTGGAGCACGAGATCGCGGCGGCAGTCTCTGATCGGCGCTTTCTCCCTCACCTGGTCTTGCACGAACTCGAATCCTGGGTGTTCGCGGCCGCTGAGCAGCTGAGCGAGCTGAGAGGCGAACCGGAACTGGCCGAACGCCTGCGCACCGATTGCGATGCTGCCGGAGGCCCGGAACTGGTCAATGGCGGCGCTAAGACGGCACCTTCCAAACGCCTCCTCCGATACTGCGCCGGCTACCAGAAGGTGATCGAAGGCCCGTTGGCTGTCGCCGAGCTTGGTGTGGCCGCGTTGCGAAGCCAGTGCCCGCATTTCGACGCCTGGTTGAGCAAGCTTGAAGAGCAGGCACAGCACTGA
- a CDS encoding ABC transporter permease: protein MRRNGNLLLGGILVALVVLAALVSFVWTPYDPVQVNAADRLLGFSAEHLFGTDKFGRDVFSQILVGARTTLYVGVVAVGIAAVIGTPLGVLAAMAPRWLGEFVMRVNDLVLAFPALLLAIMFGAVFGADTLTAMVAIGIATIPSFARIARSGSLQVMSSEYVLAARAGGRSRTRIAWSHVLPNIGGLLIVQASVSFAIAVLAEAALSFLGFGTRPPTPSWGRMLQESQELLTAHPRLALVPGVAIAVAVLGFNLLGDGLRDRLDPRLAARV, encoded by the coding sequence ATGCGCCGCAACGGAAATCTCCTGCTCGGCGGGATTCTGGTCGCGCTCGTCGTGCTGGCCGCGCTGGTGTCGTTCGTCTGGACGCCGTACGACCCGGTGCAGGTCAACGCGGCGGACCGGCTGCTGGGCTTCTCGGCCGAGCACCTGTTCGGCACGGACAAATTCGGTCGCGACGTCTTCAGCCAGATCCTCGTCGGCGCGCGGACCACGCTGTACGTCGGCGTCGTCGCGGTCGGCATCGCAGCGGTCATCGGCACTCCGCTGGGCGTGCTGGCGGCGATGGCGCCGCGGTGGCTCGGCGAGTTCGTGATGCGGGTGAACGACCTGGTCCTCGCGTTTCCCGCGCTGCTGCTGGCGATCATGTTCGGTGCGGTGTTCGGCGCGGACACGCTCACCGCGATGGTCGCCATCGGCATCGCGACCATCCCGTCGTTCGCCCGGATCGCGCGGTCCGGCTCGTTGCAGGTGATGAGCAGCGAATACGTGCTCGCCGCGCGGGCCGGCGGCCGGTCGCGGACGCGAATCGCCTGGTCGCACGTGCTGCCGAACATCGGCGGGTTGCTGATCGTGCAGGCCTCGGTGTCGTTCGCGATCGCGGTGCTGGCCGAAGCGGCGCTGTCGTTCCTCGGCTTCGGCACGCGGCCGCCGACGCCGTCGTGGGGCCGGATGCTGCAGGAATCGCAAGAACTGCTCACCGCGCATCCGCGGCTGGCGCTCGTGCCCGGCGTCGCGATCGCGGTGGCAGTGCTCGGGTTCAACCTTCTCGGCGACGGTCTGCGCGACCGTCTCGACCCCCGATTGGCGGCGCGGGTATGA
- a CDS encoding CoA ester lyase produces the protein MRSPKDFFAPLAVGAPQPPRQIPVRPSRMIHFFDPGNEKMAAKVPDIAKKTDVLLGNLEDAVRADRKEAARTGLVSIAKATDFGRTQLWTRVNSLDSPWVLDDLITLVTEIGDKLDVIMIPKVEGAQDIHYVDRLLAQLEARAGLTKPLLVHAILETASGVANVEEIAGASPRMQGISLGPADLAASRRMKTTRVGGGHPGYLVRTDPVGDDLTEGRTTYQQDLWHYTVARMVDACAMNGILPYYGPFGDIRDVVACEDQFRNAFLLGCVGAWSLHPVQIDIAKKVFSPSPADVAWARRVIAEMGDGTGAVMIDGKMQDDASVKQCRVVVELADELAADDPELAAAYDAATKEIQS, from the coding sequence ATGCGCTCGCCGAAGGACTTCTTCGCCCCGCTCGCCGTCGGAGCGCCGCAGCCGCCGCGGCAGATCCCGGTGCGGCCGTCGCGCATGATCCACTTTTTCGATCCGGGCAACGAAAAGATGGCCGCGAAGGTCCCGGACATCGCGAAGAAGACCGACGTGCTGCTGGGCAACCTGGAGGACGCGGTCCGCGCGGACCGCAAGGAAGCCGCGCGCACCGGGCTGGTGTCGATCGCGAAGGCGACGGACTTCGGCCGCACCCAGCTGTGGACGCGGGTGAACAGCCTCGATTCGCCGTGGGTGCTCGACGACCTGATCACGCTGGTCACCGAGATCGGCGACAAGCTCGACGTGATCATGATCCCGAAGGTCGAAGGCGCACAGGACATTCACTACGTCGACCGGTTGCTGGCGCAGCTGGAAGCGCGCGCCGGGCTGACGAAACCGCTGCTGGTGCACGCGATCCTGGAAACCGCGAGCGGCGTGGCGAACGTCGAGGAGATCGCCGGAGCGTCGCCGCGCATGCAGGGCATCTCGCTGGGCCCGGCCGACCTGGCTGCGAGCCGCCGGATGAAGACGACCCGCGTCGGCGGCGGGCATCCGGGATATCTGGTGCGCACCGATCCGGTCGGCGACGACCTCACCGAGGGCCGGACGACGTATCAGCAGGATCTGTGGCACTACACGGTCGCGCGGATGGTCGACGCGTGCGCGATGAACGGCATCCTTCCGTACTACGGGCCGTTCGGCGACATTCGCGACGTGGTGGCGTGCGAAGACCAGTTCCGCAACGCGTTCCTGCTCGGCTGTGTCGGCGCGTGGAGCCTGCACCCGGTGCAGATCGACATCGCGAAGAAGGTTTTCTCGCCGTCCCCCGCGGATGTGGCGTGGGCCCGGCGCGTGATCGCTGAGATGGGCGACGGCACCGGCGCGGTGATGATCGACGGGAAAATGCAGGACGACGCCTCGGTCAAGCAGTGCCGGGTGGTCGTGGAACTGGCCGACGAACTGGCCGCTGACGACCCCGAACTGGCCGCCGCGTACGACGCCGCGACGAAGGAGATCCAGTCATGA
- a CDS encoding aldehyde dehydrogenase family protein has translation MPDYPDGLPIGPDWVSTVDTADVVFPYNGSVIGTAPVGTAALAARAVDEAVAVAREVASLPSRARRSLLNDVASAVRERRAEFEQLLVLETGKPLVDCQVEVARTIVTWEAAAEEVSRLHGETVPLDLLPSGDGLVGFWKRKPIGVAVGIAGFNYPLLLASHKIAPAIAAGCPVVVKPAQQTPLATLWLVHLVRSLTDLPAMVQLVTGDASVGSALVTDRRIGAVSFTGSAAVGHQIARDAAPTKTLLELGSNAALVVAEDADLDAAADAVLRGGFYASGQACISVQRVLAVSSVAAEFTDKVLARLGEVTVGDPRSASTRVSALIDERSTARVAEWVDKAIAAGARLLAGGSVRDGVLEPTVLADVPDGVECWDEEIFGPVVCLRTVSDVDEAFAAVNASRYGLHASVYSRSLKTAFRALDELEVGGVVVNEVPGFRSDTMPYGGVKDSGIGREGPRFAVEELTVTRMAVLRP, from the coding sequence ATGCCTGACTACCCGGACGGCCTGCCGATTGGTCCCGACTGGGTGTCCACAGTGGATACCGCGGACGTGGTGTTTCCGTATAACGGCAGCGTGATCGGCACCGCGCCGGTCGGCACTGCTGCGCTGGCTGCCCGGGCCGTCGATGAAGCAGTAGCAGTGGCTCGCGAAGTTGCTTCGCTGCCTTCGCGGGCTCGCCGGTCGTTATTGAACGACGTGGCTTCAGCGGTGCGCGAGCGTCGTGCGGAGTTCGAGCAGCTTCTCGTGCTGGAGACGGGAAAACCGCTGGTCGATTGTCAGGTGGAAGTCGCCCGGACGATCGTCACCTGGGAAGCCGCGGCCGAGGAAGTGTCGCGGCTGCACGGCGAAACTGTGCCGCTCGACCTGCTGCCGTCGGGGGACGGGCTGGTCGGGTTCTGGAAACGCAAGCCGATCGGTGTGGCGGTCGGGATCGCCGGGTTCAACTACCCGCTGCTGCTGGCGTCGCACAAGATCGCGCCCGCCATTGCCGCTGGCTGTCCGGTGGTGGTGAAGCCCGCGCAGCAAACCCCGTTGGCGACGCTGTGGCTGGTGCACCTGGTCCGCTCGCTGACCGACTTGCCCGCGATGGTTCAGTTGGTCACCGGAGACGCTTCGGTCGGATCGGCGCTGGTCACGGACCGGCGGATCGGTGCGGTGTCGTTTACCGGCTCGGCCGCCGTCGGTCACCAGATCGCCCGGGACGCCGCGCCGACGAAGACCCTGCTGGAGCTGGGCTCGAACGCCGCGCTGGTGGTCGCCGAGGACGCTGACCTCGATGCCGCCGCGGATGCCGTGCTGCGCGGCGGGTTCTATGCGTCCGGTCAAGCGTGCATTTCCGTACAGCGCGTGCTGGCGGTTTCGTCGGTGGCTGCGGAGTTCACCGACAAGGTGCTCGCGCGGCTCGGCGAAGTGACCGTTGGTGATCCGCGTTCTGCTAGCACGAGGGTGTCCGCGCTGATCGACGAACGCTCGACTGCCCGGGTCGCCGAGTGGGTCGACAAAGCGATCGCGGCAGGCGCTCGGCTGCTTGCTGGCGGCTCGGTGCGTGACGGTGTGCTGGAGCCGACAGTGCTCGCGGACGTCCCAGACGGCGTCGAATGCTGGGACGAAGAGATCTTCGGCCCGGTCGTCTGCCTGCGCACAGTGTCCGATGTGGACGAAGCGTTCGCCGCGGTCAACGCCTCGCGGTACGGCTTGCACGCGAGTGTGTACAGCCGCTCGCTGAAGACCGCGTTCCGGGCGCTGGACGAGCTGGAGGTCGGCGGGGTAGTGGTGAACGAGGTGCCGGGTTTCCGGTCCGACACGATGCCGTACGGCGGGGTCAAGGACTCCGGGATCGGCCGCGAGGGGCCGCGATTCGCCGTCGAAGAGCTGACCGTGACGAGGATGGCGGTGCTGCGCCCGTGA
- a CDS encoding ATP-binding cassette domain-containing protein → MTLTVENLQVADLVRGVSFELGAGERVGLIGESGSGKSLTALSVLGLLPEELSATGSVRLDGRELLGASEKELSRLRGNGMAMVFQEPMTALNPAMRIGRQVTEPFRVHGRRGRPAEELLAAVGLPGVARAYPHQLSGGQRQRVVLAIALANDPALLICDEPTTALDVTVQAQILSLIRDRLSAESSLLFITHDLAVVAQMCDRVLVMLDGSIVEHGSTREVLTAPKHAYTQRLLAASDLEGAR, encoded by the coding sequence ATGACGCTGACGGTGGAAAACCTGCAGGTCGCGGACCTTGTGCGCGGGGTTTCGTTCGAGCTGGGCGCGGGCGAGCGGGTCGGGTTGATCGGCGAATCCGGGTCCGGGAAATCGCTCACCGCGCTGTCCGTGCTGGGCCTGTTGCCGGAAGAGCTGTCGGCCACCGGCTCGGTGCGGTTGGACGGCCGGGAGCTGCTCGGTGCGTCGGAAAAGGAGCTGTCCCGGTTGCGCGGCAACGGGATGGCGATGGTGTTCCAGGAGCCGATGACCGCCTTGAATCCGGCGATGCGGATCGGACGGCAGGTCACCGAACCGTTCCGGGTGCACGGCCGGCGCGGGCGTCCGGCGGAGGAACTGCTGGCCGCGGTCGGATTGCCGGGCGTCGCGCGGGCGTATCCGCATCAGTTGTCCGGCGGGCAGCGGCAGCGGGTGGTGCTGGCGATCGCGCTGGCCAACGACCCGGCGCTGCTGATCTGCGACGAGCCGACCACCGCGCTGGACGTCACCGTGCAGGCGCAGATCCTCAGCCTGATTCGCGACCGATTGTCGGCGGAGAGCTCGCTGCTGTTCATCACGCACGATCTGGCGGTGGTGGCGCAAATGTGCGACCGGGTGCTCGTGATGCTCGACGGGTCCATTGTGGAGCATGGCTCGACGCGAGAGGTGCTGACCGCGCCGAAGCACGCCTATACGCAGCGGTTGCTCGCGGCTTCTGATCTGGAGGGCGCGCGATGA
- a CDS encoding AAA family ATPase produces MARHSLNAITIEGFTSIRSARVPLGSLNVLVGANGAGKSNFIQALGLLSSIVDRDLGLYVGLNGGAAEMGYKGSALSSIELALDIWPANYRIRLVPAANDELIFDLEEISKVTPESPYRRELGQGHRESRLEQALGEHDEAAELIHAVLDGCRVYHFDDMSRDAPVKRQAPTAGNLALRDDAANLAPVLLRLQRSERPEDKAAYRRITSTIRLVAPFFKDFVLDDEYGTDRVRLRWIHKDLDGIFSAEQMSDGTLRFVCLATLLMQPQLPGLVVLDEPELGLHPYAIVVLADMLRRAAAQSQVLIATQSVTLMNQFTVDDLIVVEQHDGSSSFAKPNPEALRTWLEDYSLGELWEKNLIGGQPGSRGSVLND; encoded by the coding sequence ATGGCTCGGCACTCGCTCAACGCGATCACCATCGAGGGGTTCACCTCGATCCGTTCGGCACGGGTGCCGCTCGGCAGCCTGAACGTGCTGGTCGGCGCCAACGGCGCGGGCAAAAGCAACTTCATTCAGGCGCTAGGTCTGTTGAGCAGCATCGTCGACCGCGATCTCGGGCTGTATGTCGGGCTCAATGGCGGGGCCGCTGAAATGGGCTACAAGGGAAGTGCGCTGTCCAGCATTGAGCTGGCTCTGGACATCTGGCCAGCGAACTACCGCATCCGGCTCGTGCCCGCGGCCAACGACGAGCTGATCTTCGACCTGGAAGAGATCAGCAAGGTCACTCCCGAATCGCCGTACCGACGCGAACTCGGCCAGGGACATCGAGAATCGCGGCTCGAACAAGCTCTCGGCGAGCACGACGAGGCCGCGGAACTCATTCACGCGGTTCTCGACGGCTGCCGGGTCTATCACTTCGACGACATGAGCCGGGACGCCCCCGTCAAACGGCAAGCCCCGACTGCGGGCAACCTCGCTCTGCGGGACGACGCCGCCAACCTCGCGCCGGTTCTGCTGAGGCTGCAGCGGAGCGAACGGCCGGAGGACAAAGCGGCTTACCGTCGCATCACCAGCACAATCCGGCTGGTCGCCCCGTTTTTCAAAGACTTCGTTCTCGACGACGAATACGGAACCGACCGGGTTCGGCTCCGCTGGATCCACAAAGACCTCGACGGGATCTTCTCGGCCGAGCAGATGTCCGACGGAACATTGCGGTTCGTCTGCCTGGCCACCTTGCTGATGCAGCCGCAGCTTCCCGGACTGGTCGTCCTGGACGAACCGGAGCTGGGTCTGCACCCCTACGCGATCGTCGTGCTGGCGGACATGCTCCGGCGGGCAGCGGCACAGAGCCAGGTGCTGATCGCCACCCAATCAGTCACGCTCATGAACCAGTTCACCGTCGACGACCTCATCGTGGTCGAACAACACGACGGCAGTTCTTCCTTCGCGAAGCCAAACCCTGAAGCGCTTCGCACGTGGCTCGAGGACTACTCGCTTGGCGAACTGTGGGAGAAGAACCTCATCGGCGGGCAGCCCGGTTCGAGGGGCAGCGTCCTGAATGACTGA
- a CDS encoding ABC transporter permease, producing the protein MTARVLRRVAVFAVSLFVASIVVFLFMAVLPGDPAQVALGVNATPELLAKTRAEFGIDRPLVEQYLSWMGGVLHGDFGRSYVTREAISPQLVDRLGVTLWLVGAGMIVALVIALPAGAFAAVRHRKASGVAVSGLSQVGVAIPAFLAGIILVQIFAVQLRWLPSGGWTPPDQDAGEFLRGLILPALSLGLVQGAVLTRYVRSAVLDTLGQDYLRTARSKGLLPGQALFRHGLRNASVPVVTVLGLQLTTLLIGAVVVERVFVLPGLGSMLLDAVAQRDLLTVQGIVLVLVAGVLLVNFVVDVLYSVLDPRLRGS; encoded by the coding sequence ATGACCGCGCGCGTGCTGCGGCGGGTGGCCGTGTTCGCGGTGAGCCTGTTCGTGGCGTCCATTGTGGTGTTCCTGTTCATGGCTGTGCTGCCGGGCGATCCAGCGCAGGTCGCTTTGGGCGTCAACGCGACGCCGGAGCTGCTCGCGAAGACCCGCGCCGAATTCGGCATCGACCGGCCGCTGGTCGAGCAGTACCTGAGCTGGATGGGCGGGGTGCTGCACGGCGACTTCGGCCGGTCGTACGTCACGCGCGAGGCGATCAGCCCGCAGCTGGTGGACCGGCTCGGGGTCACGTTGTGGCTGGTCGGCGCGGGGATGATCGTCGCGCTGGTGATCGCTTTGCCCGCTGGCGCGTTCGCCGCGGTGCGGCACCGGAAGGCCAGTGGTGTAGCGGTTTCCGGGCTGTCGCAGGTCGGTGTCGCGATCCCGGCATTCCTCGCGGGCATCATCCTGGTGCAGATTTTCGCCGTACAACTGCGCTGGCTCCCGAGCGGCGGATGGACGCCGCCGGACCAGGACGCGGGCGAGTTCCTGCGCGGACTGATCCTCCCGGCGTTGTCCCTCGGCCTGGTCCAGGGCGCGGTGCTCACGCGATACGTCCGCTCGGCCGTGCTCGACACGCTCGGCCAGGACTACCTGCGCACCGCCCGATCCAAGGGGCTCTTGCCAGGTCAGGCGCTGTTTCGGCACGGACTGCGCAACGCGTCCGTCCCAGTGGTCACCGTGCTCGGCCTGCAGCTGACGACTCTGCTGATCGGCGCGGTCGTGGTGGAGCGAGTGTTCGTGCTGCCGGGTCTCGGCAGCATGCTGCTGGACGCGGTCGCGCAGCGCGATCTGCTGACGGTGCAAGGGATCGTGCTGGTGCTGGTGGCCGGGGTGCTGCTGGTGAACTTCGTGGTCGACGTGCTGTATTCGGTGCTCGACCCGAGACTGCGGGGGTCCTGA